The DNA region tggtcacatttgcatatgacgccgcttcaacccacttggtgaagtaatcaattgctacgagaataaatctgtgtccattggacgctttcggctctatcatgccaatcatgtcaattccccacatgaagAAAGGCCATGGTaacgaaatcacattcagaagtgtcagaggaatatgaatcttatccgcataaatctgacatttatggcattttttcacatacttgcagtagtcagactccattgtcagccaatagtagcctgctctcaacatctttctagccatgtcatgtccattggaatgagtaccaaatgaaccttcatgaaCCTCGgccatcaacaggtctgcttcgtgtctatccacgcatctgagcaaaaccatgtcaaagtttcttttgtaaagcacatcaccattgaggtagaaactgcctgacaatctcctcaaagttttcctatccttcacagatgccccaggtgggtaaatctggctctgaaggaaacacttgatatcataataccaaggcttatcatcctttacttcttcaactacaaatacatgagctggtctatccaagcgcatcacggttgtcgcaacctgaaaaatatagagggtgcgaaaaaacaaccggcgaaagaaaatgacagaagagtcgccaccgtgcgttatttatcccaaaggagggaaaggaaacgctcgaagtaaacctgaaagaggaaaggaaaagacaaggtctcgcaaccaaatcttgggttcgggagtcgattatgcgaagggaaggtattagcacccctacgcatccgtagtactctacgggatccactcttgttgtttcttgtctaaagggtgtgtgtttatctaatgtactatttactaaaagaaaatgactcgcacggatgtcgtatccattgcatacgtatctcatctgaatatgagaatcagagtcttcgtagctcgggtacctatgggttaaagagatgtgtgcccgctaagacatcgcatcttatgcctacgtacctcatcgggaatgagaatcagagcaaaaacgtagttcaactaactacgggaacaagggtctcgattgcaactagggcaagagaaagggaaggtctcgatcgcaacgagggcaaagagaaaggatcgcaaccagggcgaaagcaaacaaggattagtcgttagttgttagtcaaactcggcaagacatcgcatcttgtgcctacgtatctcatctgaacatgagaatcagagttgccgtagttcggctacatagggattgccatctgaacatggacttacaaagaAGGACACCAGTTttgtcaaaggagagtgggcaatgtgttcacgtcctagcagcaggtgtcgcaactcgctgaatcgagtcttaggcagttacctctttgcaatagaacggactacatgccacaagatcggagacgctcagaaaggtctagaagtgggggaagctctgccctagagttgtcatgcaatatgtacttaggtgttaggatttacaaatctacactcggaaaagcgtcatctatctctactcaacaatcgtggccgaaacaatgctttgtatctcttaagacaagatatctttcattttaaaaggtttttgattggtcgcatggcggcgagaaaaagagtttgattggttggatgtgctttaagtgatggcgagaactaggattggcgagatatacatctcgaatcctagcctcaggagtgcatggtatacaccatgttccatttccatctttatttgcaaaagtgtttaatagagaattaagtgttttgaatttgattgagaaaagggtttggagaaaccgcattgacaattttaggcgatggcgagagttaagattggcgaggcatacgtctcgaatcttaacctcaggagtgcatggtatacaccatgttccatttccatctttattgaaaaagtgttaaataagaattaggtattttgagttttgttgtgaaaatgacttgacctagatcaagtattgatggacgtttgagaaagatttgaatgagtgtttgagaaaacaaagtgggtaaattggatgatggcgagagctaggattggcgagatatacatctcgaatcctagtctcaggagtgcgtggtatacaccacgttccacttccacctttattgaaaaagtcttgacttatgaattaatattttttgagtttttattagagaaaatggcttgacgttgaatcaagcatttgatgaaagtttgaaagaaaaggaatagaataggagggcgAAATGAATTGATTTGCTTATTGAGACAacactcgacgttggatcgagtcttattttttttatcttttggaaatggttgattttactcttgtgttagtagctaactaaacagtcaagcaaataaagaaatgaaaagcagTAGAATTATTACACATCGAGGGAGcggggtacattttgtcaaatggggattcaaagtattggaataattaaatcgggtccaaacaacaaatgatgcgaaatatgagtgtaagtgcaagagaaccagctcattgtaagaaaacccaagagtaagctatgtgaggttgatggcgatgcttaaaaagtaatcgacttacaagggtgtggaaaaatggactcgatattaaatcgagaaaaatatgatttttatagtttaaaaatggttttgaatgaatgatgaaattaaaagacaacaaatctatgttatgataatgaaactatgaaaataataaagcataaacataacaaaaaaatgttaaaagaaataaaatactaaaagaaaaataaaatgctaaaaaaGGCTACACATaagtattgaacccaccccactcaagattatgatactacccttctccaccagaccactcatggttatttattattttgatgctactttaaatatataaaccaaaatagattaaacattagaataaaaactaaaataaaaaaagagtCTGTTGGACTATCCTAATAAATGATGGGGAACCAAAAATTAAAACCCAGCCGCCTGGCAGTTGGGTTCTTCAACAGAATGTGCATTGAAAATGTGTAATATTTACTAACTAAAATTTAGGAAGTTTAAACAACCAATGTGATATCGGCATCATCGGTAAAGATTGCTCCGGGTAAATTGTTCCTCTCAAAAACTTCAGCAATCAGCTTTGTAATTATCAATGGAGTAGTTGGCGCACCCTTCCAGACAACCATGTTACCGCCGACTAGTGCAATGTAAGCATTCCATCCTGAGGTATGCCACTTTCATGAGCAAAATCATTAGCCCCCACAAAAGCCTTGTGTGGTTGTAACTGCAAACCAGAGTACTTTTCAACCATTTTGCTTGTCATATAAATGTGCCTTGTATTGATTTCAGTGTGGAGATTGTTGAAGATATATCCTCCGTATTTCAAGGCCATCACAACTTCTTCCAAGGAGGCATTTCCATCTTTAAGCCTCTTTACAACGACAAGCGTACCGTCCGAAAGAATTCCTTTGTAGACAATGCCGAAGCCGCCTTTTCCTAATATGTTTTTGTTGCTGGAGTTGTGAGTAGCAATTTGGAGTTCTCTTCATTTCAACCCTTCAAGAACCAACTCCAAAAATCCGAAACCAAGGACTAATAAGCAAAGGCATCCAAGACTTAAACCAAACGCAATGACCCCTTTTGTGAGCGTTAGTATTATTTAAGTTCGTTGACATAGGCATGAGTTTCATCCCATGACAGTTTGTTTCTTTTGCTGTAGCACAGACCAGAGGGTTTCCAACAATACTGAATGATTTGGCCAAGATTCTAGGCACACTGCCACTAAGATTGTTGAATGACAAATCATAAAAAGTAAGTTGCGCCATGTTCGCCAACGACTCGGGACATTCACCAGAAAAACTGTTATTATTAAGCCTCAAGTATTGAAGCTTTCTCAGATGACCAAGAGAAGTAGGAATCTTTCCATTGAAGAAGTTATCAGAAAGATCAAGTGTTTGAAGCATGGAAAGTTTTCCTAGCTCTGAACTGATTGGTCCAGTTATGTTGTTATTCTGTAACATAATAGTTTGAAGATTTGTTAACTTTCCAATACTTGGTGATAATGTACCAGATAAATTCTGACTAGGAATTCCCAAACTAATAACAAGATTCTCAGTAGAACAAGTAACCATATTCCAACTACATGGATCAACAGCATCACCATCCCAATTCTCTAGAATTCCATGAGGATCCATTAATGAAGCTTTTATACTTGaggtctgaatgccacttcggtctggataccggaaactggcctgaatgccacaagttgcatcgacctgaatgtcggaaacttcttcgatctgaaaatcggaaactggcctgaatgccacttcggtctggataccagaaactggcctgaatgccacaagttgcatcgacctgaatgtcgaaaacttcttcgatctgaatatcggaaaaactggcctgaattccacttcggtctgaataccggaaaattggcctgaatgccacttcggtctgaataccggaaaattggcctgaatgccacttcggtctgaataccggaaaaaactggcctgaatgccacttcggtctggataccggaaaacttcatgcctgtcagcatcgacagaaatagggaaaatgataattgaggcggcacgtgggccaacgacccatgctggggataataagtcatgaacaaccttcagtctgagcactggaaacaaacttctggcttgtcatttaggatgccgagaatgttttatgcttacatgcgtatgtttgaatttttcaatggcgtaatgctccatgagaatggaaatgctacgcgatttgggaggatgcaatgcaatatgattctacatgcagggatgcgaaatgctggggaaaatgccaagctgaagcaaggaatcccgttggggaaatgattataatctttcggaccctggcactactgttggagatgcacagcataatgaactatgtggggaaatgaccggccgcgcggtgttctggcaatgacgagataccgagactctgactggggaggGAACGGCGCTGCAAACCTGTTGTTGGGGGAAGCGATAGTGGTTatggcaaccataatctacgagagatgactcagcagggggaggCAACCACCGATACAGTACCGAGCttatgcttccaggaaagagatcatcgatctgggattGAAAACATTGATCTGGCATCAAACTCCGAGGAGCAactgcttctgctgggaagatacagtctggtactgtcaactccgctgggaatatacagtctgacactgtcaactctactggggagtgtatagtcaGAAGCACATGCTTGGGAAGCACcgtagtgagaacctgctgggaatcttaaggaaatgccctgagtgtacctgttctgaatagatgattcaaagtacttaaaatttacagcaattttaaatgttcattgagcatgtacctgtaaagctcttatgtttcatgatgcaatgtttatcaaaaattcggacgtcatttttgcaaacaaaaacagtaagatgaaaatgaacacagagatgtactgaataacatgattttattgattgaatggcctctgaagAGGCATTTACATCAtgaagcaatccctggaaagaggtaattgcacaaaagataaaatatgaattaatctaatggcaatgtgaaatggatttctattgggttccaattctgctatgacttgctcgtcttcaagatcctcaagatgatcagccttctgaaaaaggtgattggactgtttctatcctttgaaagtttccagtcaccgacatgagatgagattcagaactaactcagaacgcagtcattcgcttaatccctaacttttgcctggatcgcccttttcgggatttcaatccaccgggatacccattttgcctaagttgccttttcaggttttcaacttaccgggtgtacgatcttttcatttttaaatccctaattttttcccgaaccttttcattttcttggttcgtcaggatgcccatttttgtctggactgttctttttaccgtccagcgggtctattttatgcgaagtattttttaactgcgtctgagttcactggggaagtgaagtcttcaccatccatcgttgcaagcattaaagccccaccatcaaaaaccttggtgacaatataaggtccctcatagttaggagtccacttgcccctgtgatccgtttgaggaggaaggatccttttcaacactaaatctccgacttggaaacaacgaggacgcactttctgatcaaaggctctcttcatccgactctgatacaactgcccatgacaaatggctgccattcgcttctcttcgataagactcaactcattgaaccttgtccgaatccattcagcttcatctaacttgacatccaataggacccttagagaaggaatctccacttcaacaggtaggactgcttccataccatacacaagggagtaaggggttgccccagtcgacgtacgtactgaagtgcggtacccatgcaaggcgaagggtagcatctcatgccaatctctgtacgtaacgaccatcttctacacaatcttctttatgttcttatttgctgcctcaacaacacatttcatcttaggacgatagggggaagaattgtgatgctgaatgttgaagttctggcacaactccttcatcattttgttattgagattggaaccattatcagtaatgattctctcgggaatcccatagcgacaaatgatttccttcttaatgaatcgggcaaccacatgtctggtgatattcgcgaacgacgctgcttcgacccacttggtgaaatagtcgatggcaacaaggatgaagcgatgcccattggaagcagtcggctcaatctttccaatcatgtcaatgccccacatagcaaacggccacggcgaagacatcacattcagaggattcggcggtacatgcaccttatcagcataaatctggcatttatgacacttccgagcatatttgaaacaatcagattccatggtcatccagtaataacccgctctcaataatttcttatccattgcatgtccgccggcgtgagtcctgaaggaaccttcatgaacttcctgcattaacatgtccgcctcgtgtttgtccacgcatctgagcaaaaccatgtcgaagtttctcttatacagcacatcgtccttgttcaagaagaaactgcctgccaatcttctcaaagtctttctgtcattgttggatgcccctgcagggtactcttgattcttcagaaagcatttgatgtcgtgataccagggcttgtcatcgactaccagttcagcagcaaacacatacgcggccctatcaaggcgcataacatcgatcctaggagcatggttccaccgacccaccttgatcatggaggatagagtagcaagagcatctgccatctggttctcatcacgaggtatatgatacagctttactgttgtgaagaaagtcaacagtcttctcgtgtaatctctgtaggggaccagagtaggctggagagtgttccaatcaccatttacttgattgatcactagggctgaatctccgaagatgtccagagtcttgattctcaaatcaatggctttctcaatacccaagatacaagcctcgtactcagcttcattattggtgcactcgaaagtcagacgagcggtgaaaggcatgtgggcacctttcggagtagtaatgacaacaccaattccacttcctttggcattgacggccccatcaaacaacaaattccacttttcgtctggatcaggtccctccccaacaaccggctcttcacagtctttcatcttgaggaacatgatgtcttcatctggaaaatcaaacttcatcggctcgtagtcttcaatcggttgttgagcaagatagtctgacagaatactccccttgatggctttctgggatgtatactggatatcatattctgtcagtaccatttgccaacgagcaacccttccggtgagagttggcttctcaaatatatacttgactggatccatcttggagatcagtaaggttgtgtgagtcagcatgtattgtctcaaacgcttagcagcccatgcaagtgcacaacatgtcttttcaagcattgagtatctcgactcgcagtctgtgaacttcttactcaagtagtagatggcatgttctttcctacctgtctcgtcgtgttgaccgagaacacaacccatagaattgtcaagtactgtcaagtacataatcagcggtctccctgggactggaggcatgaggatagggggattctgcaaatactcttttatcttttcaaaagccctttgacaatcgtcattccacctgatagcctgatctttccttAGCAATTTAAAAATcggctcacacgtggctgttaggtgagagatgaaccttgcaatgtagttcaacctccctaagaaaccacggacttgcttctccgttcttggctcaggcatttcctgtattgctttcactttgtcaggatccacctcaatcccttttccactaacaataaaacccagtagcttcccagatctcaccccgaaagtgcacttgttcggattaagcctcagcttgaacttccttaaccgttcaaacaatttctgcagattcaccaaatgttcttcttctgtctgagatttggcaatcatatcgtccacatagacctcgatttcatgatgaatcatatcagggaacaaagtcaccatagctcgttgatatgttgccccagcgtttttcagaccaaacggcatcaccttgtagcagaaggtgccccatggggttatgaaagttgtcttctccatgtcttctggtgccatcttgatttggttatagccagaaaagccatccatgaaggagaataccgagaactgagctgtgttatccaccaaaacgtcgatgtgaggtaatgggaaatcatctttagggctagctctgttcagatcccggtagtcgacacacatccgtacctttccatccttcttaggtactggaacgatgtttgcgacccatggcggataattggtaaccgctaggaaccctgcatccaactgtttctgcacttcttcctttatctttacagccatctctggtcttgttcttctgagcttctgcttgaccggaagacaaccctctttgagaggtaaacggtgtaccacaatgtctgtgtcaagccctggcatgtcctgataagaccaagcaaagatgtcaacatattcttgcagcaattcaatcaaccccttcttcacatcaacttccaaagcagcccctatcttgatttctttcttgacgtcctcggtgccaagattaatcacttcagtagactcttgatgcggttgaatgaccctttcctcctgttttaacagcctagcaagttcttcagggagttcacagtcttcatcaccctcttcttcagcttggaagattggattttcgaagtcgaagcgagccatagcagaactgttatcaataggatccggtggtgtgcatctgcatgagtgatggtatgtgcttatgagtgtgaacagtgagtgaaagctaaacaaaacattgccaaatatttttattctttttgaaattttgaaaactgtaaaaatagaaagacagtgaacaaaatatttgaatgcaaaagacgtccttcatttatgataaacaatgcaggtatccacatagatgagccctacaatgagtcattacgccctgggcggaacgtaagacttggacatgcatgaataaacaaagaaaaaaattactcctctagaagagtgacttggacaatttcctcggaagaccaattgttgatgacttcaccagggatcctcggacgcacccagttgtcgatgtcgcaatcactatctccattttcatcattgatcgcagagatctggccatattggatgacgccagcactggagaaagtaatcggcccctgacgagtctgaagtgctgaagttgtagaagtcagcgctggttgatacccaatcccgaacttgtcgtccttcattggtaattccaacagacgtccccaaccgggagcaacacctgaatccaccaaggcttgcgcctgcttgaaagatgagataggggctcttgctttaaccccttccaccggagctgcatccttgatctgaactgactcaaaggcctgactgagagtctcatgaatttcaccttctacctctacgtacttgaaggtagacaggttacttaccagtatgtcctcctcaccacagacggtgacaattcttccattgactgggaacttgatcttctgatgcagtattgaggagactgccccaacattgtggatccaaggacgacccagaaggcaactgtatgagggactgatatccatcacatagaatacggtgttgaaggtttgtgatccaatctgaattggcaattctacctctccaaacaccgacctcttagaaccatcgaaggctctcaccatgagatcggaaggtttcaagatcaaaccttctacttctaaccttgacagggctctcttgggtagcacattgagagaggaacctgtatccaccagaacatgagataacacggtgtctttgcattccattgagatatgcaaagctttgttatggttgcgtccagctggtgttaagtcagaatcagtaaagcccagcccgttgcttgcatgaacatttgcaatgatcccttctagctggtttactgagatctcctgaggcacatatgcagcattaaggaccttcaaaagtgcctccctgtgtgcctctgaacacaataggagtgagagaatggatatcttagacggcgtctgaatcaactgatcgactactttgtagtcgcttttctttataattcttaagagctcgtccacatccttcgaGAAAGTAGGCTCTGAGCCAGTCTGGGGTGCAGAAATGCCCTCATTTACAACTTGTTTGCCTTTGGCCTTAGCCGCGGTATCAGCACTATTATTTTGGGTAACGGGTGGCGAGAATAGTctgccactcctggtgaatcgcccgattccaccaacattatccactgcgggaccttcagCTTCAAGTTCAaacttctgaccctcttctaccttcaatggttgttccaccctatgatcgtgcgtgtatacactccccccataatgccacggaatggccctttcactggtgaaaggtaaaggaccaggggttgtgatggtcatagcggtcggtcgcactggtggcactggttgtgcttctggcacactgatctgattagtcgggtaaaagatggtgatagtagcgacatcatagtcatactcgggaatttcattcattgaaacaaaaacatccggaacaccggaatcaagttcagttacatcaagatcagacacattgtttggtatatcagcaacaacatttgaaaaattaaatacatcaatgggacaacatctgtgaattcttcaacatcatcttcaaatacctcttcaactaccccttcaacaaactctttgacagacaagtcttcaacttggaggataccattgtcaagcaagacctggataccctgctgcagcttcaaacaatCCTTATCCTGTGTAGCGCATTCCGAACAacctttcccacaaccggggaagacatcggccttcaacaagcattccttaatttccCACAACGGggtcttcaacttcaacacatccttaacaGACTTGGCTTATCCCTCCAGCATAttaacgtttgcaccaccatgttgtggcatgggattgttgacgacattaggaaccggtgcaaggctgatagcctttgaatcaatgaggtcctgaactacgtgcttaaaagctttgcagttctcgatattgtggccaggtgccccaaagtggaaactacacctagcattggcatcgtaacccaccggaagtctaccaaccggaggagccagagtgcgtagcTGCACAAGTTGCAGTTGTTGAAGACTTGTAAGCagctgagcgtacgacattggaagagtgtcgaaacgccggtccatcatcctctgcctctgctgataggcgggtctgttacctggttgttgttgttgatactgatctggctgacgttgtggttgttgttgttgtagtggtgctgcagccgggATGGTCAtagccgcaacatacggttgccGATGATAGTTTTGAAAGTTATTCCCTTGGTTATTCCTATTTTGATATGAAGATACAGAATTCACACCCCCTTCCCTCTGCTTCTGTCCTCCCATAAACGGCTTCTTTACTCCTGACgaagatccacctccattgtggctcttgtaggtcttcaggtaattctctaccctctctccggtagagaccacatcagcaaagttggaggcattgcaccccaccagacgctccaggtaaggtccaggcaacgtattcatgaacatgttggccatttccttttccaacatgggaggttgaacacgggaggctgtctccctccagcgttgagcgtattcccttaagcactcattgcttttaagagacaggttctggagttgagttctgtctggggccatgtctgcattatactggtattgcttcacaaaagcttccgccaaatccctccagcaacggatatgggctctatccaacctcatgtaccattccagagatgccccagctaggctgtcctggaagaagtacataagtagcttctcgtcatcagagtatgcaaccatctttcggaagtaggcttgcacatgggtcttcgggcaagagctaccattgtacttgtcaaagattgggactttgaacttcggtgggaccctcacgcctgggaccaatcccaagtcagaaacatctacccccagagggttttgtccttctaccgccttcagcctctcctctaatctcctgaacatgggatccatgccatggcccatgccaaagtcttctggcagcaagaactgatcatcttgatcatcgtgaatgggttgttgatcgtGGTTTTTATGTGGGATCGGGACAGGCcccggtccattaacctctgcaattggaggatcagtcacgacctctggttgagtagttgcgggattcctttgtatcatttgtctgatctcctgctgtccctgcgctactccctgaaccacgtccatgaactggttcatgcggaccctcatctcaGCAAGTTCTTCTTGTAGACTATCCATTGCtttctgctggtttctgcgggttCCGTACCGGTGGATTCCTGAATCCGCTATCCTtctagtggaacaccaaataatatgagaacaccgcagcgacacctgttatgcaagaatATGCAAATTAATATGTTAATGCAATGACATATTTATCACTTCCAAAAAGatattctacccccttgattccgGTCTCACGAGAAGATCGAGCCATAGATAAATTTcggagatcaagatgcaatagagAGAAGGTCTTCATATAGATAAATTCAAAGAGAATGGCCTTAGCCGatagtacatcaaaagaggatttccacaacaagcctgtggatcatcactacacaGCAATAAAGCAATAAGTAAAAGGAGGAACAAAAAATCAGGACTCAGCCTCCTGTGTACAaaccataaggactgctcctcacttcagccagcaa from Lathyrus oleraceus cultivar Zhongwan6 chromosome 1, CAAS_Psat_ZW6_1.0, whole genome shotgun sequence includes:
- the LOC127099559 gene encoding protein NSP-INTERACTING KINASE 1 → MDPHGILENWDGDAVDPCSWNMVTCSTENLVISLGIPSQNLSGTLSPSIGKLTNLQTIMLQNNNITGPISSELGKLSMLQTLDLSDNFFNGKIPTSLGHLRKLQYLRLNNNSFSGECPESLANMAQLTFYDLSFNNLSGSVPRILAKSFSIVGNPLVCATAKETNCHGMKLMPMSTNLNNTNAHKRGHCVCNKNILGKGGFGIVYKGILSDGTLVVVKRLKDGNASLEEVVMALKYGGYIFNNLHTEINTRHIYMTSKMVEKYSGLQLQPHKAFVGANDFAHESGIPQDGMLTLH